The Scomber scombrus chromosome 5, fScoSco1.1, whole genome shotgun sequence genome window below encodes:
- the kbtbd3 gene encoding kelch repeat and BTB domain-containing protein 3 codes for MFEVDMRERDDGSVTLGNQCLAAVTSFLDFAYSGEILITDGNVDMLFQLASFLQVQVLSKACSDFLIGTMDLCNCLSLLSIAEAYGSNSLLQNANTFVVQNFNDLSETQDYLEMQTNVLEACLKSDSLNVPREEAVVMSLLKWIRHDLPRRQKLLPQMLSLTRLHHLPVPMLKTLCNSDSLLCNDESCLNLLSEAQSRQSQYSGLLTDARPATTQSYIYIHKTEENGEICHTFCYCLETDKWKELGTVHGEGTATMPDPPGSYLTGYAEKMFVTGGCRGNCCRAVRLHVAEPFHDATDEVWCFCPVTLTCTPVPAMVKPRTMHTAVTCLDRIYVIGGRTNGPRGGAPTLLEVEYYNPQSQIWCSVSPLPNTIFYPEASACGSVIYTLGSEVEITDSFNPSLDCFFSYDVQQDQWSRLVAEFGQFFHATLVKAVSIHNTLHLCDLSTYKVYSFCPETCVWKGEGSFECAGFNAGALGMRDRIYILGGDYSPDEITDEVQVYYSGRSQWEEVAPMPRALTEFHCQLISFNRHRDPWGDAA; via the exons ATGTTTGAGGTGGATATGCGAGAGCGTGATGATGGTTCAGTAACATTGGGTAACCAGTGTCTGGCGGCAGTGACTTCCTTCTTGGATTTTGCATACTCTGGAGAGATTCTCATCACAGATGGAAATGTGGACATGCTGTTTCAGCTCGCCTCCTTTCTACAG GTGCAGGTCCTGTCCAAAGCGTGCAGTGACTTCCTGATAGGAACCATGGATCTTTGCAACTGTCTGTCCCTCCTGTCCATTGCTGAGGCCTATGGATCCAACTCTCTCCTCCAAAATGCcaatacatttgtggttcagaacTTCAACGACCTTTCCGAAACTCAGGACTATCTGGAAATGCAG ACGAATGTGTTGGAGGCATGCCTAAAGTCAGACTCCCTCAACGTGCCCAGGGAGGAGGCTGTGGTGATGTCACTTCTGAAATGGATACGCCATGATCTTCCTAGAAGACAGAAGTTGCTACCCCAAATGTTATCTCTAACCAGACTCCACCATCTACCTGTGCCCATGCTAAAG ACTCTGTGTAATTCAGACTCTCTGCTCTGCAATGATGAGTCCTGTCTCAACCTGCTGTCGGAGGCTCAGAGCAGACAGAGTCAGTACAGCGGCCTGCTCACTGATGCCAGGCCCGCCACCACACAGAGCTACATTTACATCCACAAGACGGAGGAGAACGGAGAGATCTGCCACACCTTCTGCTACTGTTTAGAAACAGACAAGTGGAAAGAGCTAGGGACAGTGCATGGAGAGGGGACAGCAACAATGCCAGACCCGCCAGGCTCCTACCTGACTGGCTATGCTGAAAAG ATGTTTGTCACTGGTGGTTGCCGGGGAAACTGTTGCCGAGCTGTACGTCTCCATGTGGCCGAGCCATTCCACGATGCTACAGATGAGGTTTGGTGCTTCTGTCCTGTGACCCTAACCTGCACACCTGTACCAGCAATGGTGAAACCCCGAACCATGCACACAGCTGTGACCTGCCTGGACCGAATTTACGTCATCGGGGGACGGACCAACGGACCCAGAGGCGGTGCTCCCACTCTGCTAGAg GTGGAGTATTATAACCCTCAGTCCCAGATCTGGTGCTCAGTCAGCCCGCTGCCCAATACCATCTTCTACCCTGAGGCCAGTGCTTGTGGCAGCGTTATCTATACGCTGGGATCGGAGGTGGAGATCACAGACTCCTTCAACCCCTCACTGGACTGCTTCTTTAGCTACGATGTCCAGCAGGACCAGTGGAGCCGCCTGGTGGCAGAGTTTGGCCAGTTCTTCCATGCTACACTGGTCAAGGCAGTGTCAATTCATAATACACTGCACCTCTGTGACCTGTCCACTTATAAG GTCTACAGTTTTTGTCCAGAAACCTGTGTGTGGAAGGGTGAGGGATCGTTTGAATGTGCTGGCTTTAATGCTGGAGCATTGGGTATGAGAGATAGAATCTACATCCTGGGTGGAGACTATTCCCCTGACGAGATCACTGATGAAGTTCAG GTGTACTACAGTGGCAGGAGTCAATGGGAGGAAGTGGCGCCTATGCCCAGAGCGCTCACTGAATTCCACTGCCAGCTCATCAGCTTCAACAGACACAGAGATCCATGGGGTGACGCAGCATGa
- the alkbh8 gene encoding alkylated DNA repair protein alkB homolog 8 gives MDPSVDIKADVVRRSKEEKKVLRKQIKASLTLLKHEGISTTSLPTKSLVVANGGLGNSVSREELSAVLKEMGEVETLVMPSHKPHAFVTYRSEESARKAHVHLNGQKLLCGDNSVTLYLIFVDSVTCEEEVSVPLPEGLVLVEDFVSLEEEALLLAAVDWSHTNDDVTAQKALKHRRVKHYGFEFRYDINNVDKDKPLPAGLPEECKPILQRCVKNRHMDVMPDQLTVNQYESGQGIPPHVDTHSAFEDTIMSLSLGAKTVMEFRHPNGRVVPVLLPGRSLLVMKGQSRYLWTHGITPRKFDMVPTCNPQSPADATSDSGIHRNLTLSKRGTRTSFTFRRIRHEPCHCAFPSACDSQGASSVPSTSPPSPPSLPGCHADAARLEEKYVHRVYNTIASHFSSTRHSPWPRVCHFLSSLPPGSVLADVGCGNGKYLGVNPEVIAVGCDRSSALIQICAERGFQAFVSDALSVPLRTASCDACISIAVIHHFSTQERRLAAVRELLRLLKPGGRALIYVWAFEQEYKQQKSKYLKDCNKEHPGNRSPNNSMSEDSQTPDGNKSKHADRHLEDDSETHTETHKPVDNISDVSNVTDGKLSVHMNRTAFNTQDLLVPWHLKKGGGKKEGESAEGAKKDKRKDNSRPSSLNSNSDSSPGFEISSTSASRLDTTDCKSKPSPSGDTTQVSSCSLKSEPESVPPPVFHRYYHVFQQGELEQLCVQVAGVKVRSSYHDQGNWCVILEKE, from the exons ATGGATCCAAGCGTGGATATAAAGGCTGATGTTGTCAggaggagcaaagaggagaagaaagttctccgaaaacaaataaaagccaGTCTCACTTTACTGAAACATGAAGGCATCAGTACGACGTCGCTACCGACCAAG AGTTTGGTGGTGGCTAACGGCGGCCTGGGGAACAGCGTCAGCCGCGAGGAGCTCTCTGCTGTGCTGAAAGAGATGGGAGAGGTGGAGACTCTGGTTATGCCATCTCACAAGCCCCATGCTTTTGTCACATACAG GTCAGAGGAGAGTGCTCGGAAAGCCCACGTCCACCTTAATGGCCAAAAGCTGCTGTGTGGAGATAACAGCGTCACACTCTATCTCATTTTTGTTGACTCAG tAACCTGTGAGGAGGAGGTGTCTGTCCCTTTGCCAGAGGGCTTAGTCTTGGTGGAGGACTTTGTGTCTCTAGAGGAAGAGGCTCTGCTGCTCGCCGCTGTAGACTGGTCGCACActaatgatgatgtcaccg CTCAAAAAGCGCTGAAGCACAGAAGAGTCAAACATTATGGCTTTGAATTTCGTTATGACATCAACAATGTGGACAAAGACAAGCCGTTACCTGCAG gtCTACCCGAGGAGTGTAAACCTATTCTGCAGCGGTGtgtgaaaaacagacacatggaCGTCATGCCAGACCAACTGACTGTCAACCAGTATGAGTCCGGACAGG GTATTCCTCCTCATGTTGACACCCACTCTGCCTTCGAGGACACCATCATGTCATTGAGCCTGGGGGCAAAG ACGGTGATGGAGTTTCGCCATCCTAACGGCCGTGTTGTTCCAGTGTTGTTGCCAGGACGCAGCCTTCTGGTGATGAAAGGACAGAGCAGATATCTCTGGACCCATGG gATTACTCCTCGAAAGTTTGACATGGTGCCAACCTGCAACCCACAATCCCCTGCTGATGCAACATCTGACTCTGGGATCCACAGAAATCTCACCCTGAGCAAGAGGGGCACCCGCACTTCTTTCACTTTCCGCAGGATCAGACATGAACCTTGCCACTGTG cCTTCCCCTCTGCCTGTGACAGTCAGGGAGCTTCCTCAGTACCGTCGACCTCTCCGCCATCTCCCCCCTCACTTCCAGGTTGCCATGCCGACGCAGCCCGTCTGGAGGAAAAGTATGTGCACCGAGTGTACAACACCATCGCCTCCCACTTCAGCAGCACTCGACACTCCCCCTGGCCTCGCGTTTGCCACTTCCTGTCCTCGCTCCCACCTGGAAGTGTGCTGGCTGACGTGGGCTGTGGAAATGGGAAATACCTGGGTGTCAACCCAGAAGTGATTGCT gttGGTTGCGATCGTAGCAGTGCTCTTATCCAAATCTGTGCAGAGAGGGGTTTCCAGGCATTTGTGTCGGATGCACTCAGTGTCCCGCTACGAACAGCCTCCTGCGATGCCTGTATCTCCATTGCTGTCATACACCACTTTTCCACACAG GAGCGTCGGCTGGCAGCAGTGAGGGAGCTGTTGAGACTCCTGAAGCCTGGAGGTCGAGCGCTCATATATGTTTGGGCTTTTGAACAAGAGTACAAGCAGCAGAAGTCCAAGTACCTCAAAGATTGCAACAAAGAGCATCCTGGGAACCGCAGCCCAAACAACAGCATGTCAGAAGACAGCCAGACGCCTGATGGGAATAAAAGTAAACATGCCGACAGACATTTAGAAGATGACAGCGAAACGCACACAGAGACCCACAAGCCTGTAGACAACATATCAGATGTCAGCAATGTGACTGATGGCAAACTTAGTGTGCATATGAATCGCACCGCCTTTAACACCCAGGACTTGTTAGTTCCCTGGCATctgaaaaaaggaggaggaaaaaaggagggagagtcAGCAGAGGGTGCAAAGAAGGATAAACGGAAAGATAACTCTCGTCCAAGCAGTCTTAACTCCAACTCTGATTCCAGTCCAGGTTTTGAAATCAGCTCAACTTCTGCTTCAAGACTCGACACCACAGATTGCAAATCTAAACCCAGTCCAAGTGGTGACACGACTCAGGTGTCCAGCTGCAGTCTAAAGTCAGAGCCCGAGAGCGTCCCGCCACCGGTCTTCCACCGCTATTACCACGTcttccagcagggggagctggAGCAGCTGTGTGTTCAGGTAGCTGGAGTCAAAGTGCGGAGCAGCTACCACGATCAGGGAAACTGGTGCGTCATATtagagaaagaatga
- the LOC133980562 gene encoding sarcolipin: MDRSTQELFLNFMVVLITVLLMWLLVKSFYDHLSGPELQ, translated from the exons ATGGACCGCTCAACGCAGGAGCTGTTCCTCAACTTCATGGTCGTTTTAATCACCGTGCTGCTAATGTGGCTGCTGGTGAAAAGTT tTTATGATCACCTGTCTGGTCCAGAGCTGCAGTAG